Proteins co-encoded in one Puniceicoccus vermicola genomic window:
- a CDS encoding DUF2188 domain-containing protein: MKKSGTHVVKNPRGKWSVRRSGASRSIRNFGTQNEAIDYAKQTAKKESGELYIHGSNGRIRERNSYGKDPFPPKG; this comes from the coding sequence ATGAAAAAGTCAGGTACCCATGTCGTCAAAAATCCTCGTGGAAAGTGGAGCGTCAGGCGTTCTGGGGCTTCTCGATCCATTCGAAACTTCGGGACTCAAAACGAAGCAATCGATTATGCGAAGCAGACAGCCAAAAAGGAGTCTGGGGAATTGTATATTCATGGAAGTAACGGGAGAATCAGGGAGCGAAATTCATATGGAAAGGACCCATTCCCGCCAAAGGGCTGA